In the genome of Telluria beijingensis, one region contains:
- a CDS encoding THUMP domain-containing class I SAM-dependent RNA methyltransferase, translated as MASYFCPCPRGMEAALAEELGEIAQLSTTFRVHNQVPGGVHCSGSMQDAWLVNLHSRIASRVLMRMGQRSYSNENDIYDLVLEQPWEDWFGPDHTIRVDVTAVKSPLKSLEFTTLKIKDAICDRFRDQYNKRPSVDTREPDMRIVGFLDQRNFIIYLDTSGEALFKRGWREETGDAPLRENLAAGLLRVSGWKPGVPLFDPMCGSGTILVEAAQMVQGIPPGARRRFAFEQFADHDRQAWAAMKAAIKPNPLPSEPTIFGSDISGDMVAMTRHNLKVAGILFEVPLKQIEAQHVVAPTTETGILLTNPPYGERIGVRGDSTVPQDEMALGFYSAFSTTLKQRFAGWTAYLFTADLGLPKMLRLKESRKTPFFNGALECRLFRFDMVAGFNRREEAKPKQD; from the coding sequence ATGGCTTCCTATTTTTGCCCATGCCCGCGCGGCATGGAAGCGGCATTGGCCGAAGAACTGGGCGAGATCGCCCAGCTGAGCACTACCTTCAGGGTGCACAACCAGGTGCCGGGCGGCGTGCACTGCTCGGGCTCGATGCAGGATGCCTGGCTGGTCAACCTGCATTCGCGCATCGCGTCGCGTGTGCTGATGCGCATGGGCCAGCGCAGCTACAGCAACGAAAACGACATCTACGACCTGGTGCTCGAGCAGCCCTGGGAAGACTGGTTCGGCCCCGACCACACGATCCGGGTCGACGTCACCGCCGTCAAGTCGCCGCTCAAGAGCCTCGAATTCACCACGCTCAAGATCAAGGATGCGATCTGCGACCGCTTCCGCGACCAGTACAACAAGCGCCCGTCGGTCGACACGCGCGAGCCCGATATGCGCATCGTCGGCTTCCTCGACCAGCGCAACTTCATCATCTACCTGGACACCTCGGGCGAGGCGCTGTTCAAGCGCGGCTGGCGCGAAGAGACGGGCGACGCGCCGCTGCGCGAGAACCTGGCCGCCGGCCTGCTGCGGGTGTCGGGCTGGAAGCCGGGCGTGCCGCTGTTCGACCCGATGTGCGGCTCGGGCACGATCCTGGTCGAGGCAGCCCAGATGGTGCAGGGCATCCCGCCCGGCGCGCGCCGCCGCTTCGCCTTCGAGCAGTTCGCCGACCACGATCGCCAGGCCTGGGCCGCGATGAAGGCCGCCATCAAGCCGAACCCGCTGCCGAGCGAACCGACCATCTTCGGCTCGGACATCTCGGGCGACATGGTCGCCATGACGCGCCATAACCTGAAGGTGGCCGGCATCCTGTTCGAGGTGCCGCTCAAGCAGATCGAGGCCCAGCACGTGGTCGCGCCGACGACCGAGACGGGCATCCTGCTGACCAACCCGCCGTATGGCGAACGGATCGGCGTGCGCGGCGACAGCACCGTGCCGCAGGACGAGATGGCGTTGGGCTTCTACTCGGCCTTCAGCACCACGCTCAAGCAGCGCTTCGCCGGCTGGACCGCCTACCTGTTCACGGCCGACCTGGGCCTGCCCAAGATGCTGCGCCTGAAGGAATCGCGCAAGACGCCGTTCTTCAACGGCGCGCTCGAATGCCGCCTGTTCCGCTTCGACATGGTGGCCGGTTTCAACCGCCGCGAAGAAGCAAAGCCGAAACAGGACTGA
- a CDS encoding glutamate-5-semialdehyde dehydrogenase, with protein MDITAHMHQLGRQARAASRAMARADTATRNRALELIAAAIERDADALRAANQKDLDAAQAAGLAPALMDRLALSDAAIATMVAGLRQIATLPDPVGEISNMKVRPSGIQVGQMRVPLGVIGIIYEARPNVTVDAAGLCIKSGNAAILRGGSEAIHCNRALALLVAEGLAGAGLPQNAVQVVDTTDRAAVGAMITMPEYVDVIVPRGGKGLIARLMQESTVPMIKHLDGICHVYIDDKADIEKALAIAFNAKCHRYGTCNTMETLLVARGIAPGVLPRLAEMYAAKEVELRADPESHAILAGYPHLANAVDEDWSTEYLAPILAVKVVADMDEAIDHITAYSSKHTESIVTEDYTRAMRFLREVDSASVMVNASTRFADGFEYGLGAEIGISNDKLHARGPVGLEGLTSLKYVVFGHGEVRN; from the coding sequence ATGGACATCACCGCACACATGCACCAACTGGGCCGCCAGGCCAGGGCCGCCTCGCGCGCGATGGCGCGCGCCGACACCGCGACCCGCAACCGCGCGCTCGAACTGATCGCCGCCGCCATCGAACGCGATGCCGACGCATTGCGCGCGGCCAATCAAAAAGACCTGGATGCCGCGCAGGCCGCCGGCCTGGCCCCGGCCCTGATGGACCGCCTGGCCTTGTCGGATGCCGCGATCGCCACCATGGTCGCCGGCCTGCGCCAGATCGCCACCTTGCCAGACCCGGTCGGCGAGATCTCGAACATGAAGGTGCGCCCGAGCGGCATCCAGGTGGGCCAGATGCGGGTGCCGCTGGGCGTGATCGGCATCATCTACGAAGCGCGTCCGAACGTGACGGTCGACGCCGCTGGCCTGTGCATCAAGAGCGGCAATGCCGCCATCCTGCGCGGCGGCTCGGAAGCGATCCACTGCAACCGCGCGCTGGCGCTGCTGGTGGCCGAAGGGCTGGCCGGCGCCGGCCTGCCGCAAAACGCCGTGCAGGTGGTCGACACCACCGACCGCGCCGCCGTCGGCGCCATGATCACCATGCCGGAATACGTGGACGTGATCGTCCCGCGCGGCGGCAAGGGCCTGATCGCGCGCCTGATGCAAGAGAGCACGGTGCCGATGATCAAGCACCTGGATGGCATCTGCCACGTGTACATCGACGACAAGGCCGACATCGAGAAGGCGCTGGCGATCGCGTTCAACGCCAAGTGCCACCGCTACGGCACCTGCAACACGATGGAGACGTTGCTGGTGGCGCGCGGGATCGCCCCAGGCGTGCTGCCGCGCCTGGCCGAGATGTATGCGGCGAAAGAGGTCGAGCTGCGTGCCGATCCCGAGTCGCATGCGATCCTGGCCGGCTACCCGCACCTGGCCAACGCGGTGGACGAAGACTGGTCGACCGAATACCTGGCCCCGATCCTGGCGGTGAAGGTAGTGGCCGATATGGATGAGGCCATCGACCACATCACCGCCTACTCGTCGAAGCACACCGAATCGATCGTCACCGAAGACTACACGCGCGCCATGCGCTTCCTGCGCGAAGTAGACTCGGCCTCGGTGATGGTGAACGCCTCGACCCGCTTCGCGGATGGCTTCGAGTACGGCCTGGGCGCCGAGATCGGCATCTCGAACGACAAGCTGCATGCGCGCGGCCCGGTGGGCCTGGAAGGACTCACCTCGCTCAAGTACGTCGTGTTCGGGCACGGCGAAGTTCGCAACTGA
- a CDS encoding multidrug effflux MFS transporter, whose product MLPPTDPPDLPKDPVTPVPLPTPHKIAMLSAGGLATLLAALSMLGPFSIDAYLPAFPQIQAELAATPLEVQQTLTAYMLAFAGMVLWHGALSDAFGRRNVILVALVVFAVATFGCAAASSVHYLWVFRILQGVSAGAGVVVGRAIIRDLYSDTAAARLLSMVTMIFSIAPAIAPVVGGWIVLWFDWRAIFLALCIYTVLLAWFCWKHLPETIPSTQRQPFNPRFLAQSYAAIFSSFLFHMKAGVTALNFGGLFLYVAAAPVMLPESLGLGPSQFAWLFVPTVSGIFLGSLMANRLAGRLDFARQIRIGYFFMLAAVTFNVGYHAFLPPALPWTVAPMFFFTFGSSLIAPGATLLALDLFPHIRGTVASCQSFVSTLLGAVVAGVVAPILSHSVLALAIGQMFFVLLSLAFWDTARRHRRKLRARGEQVP is encoded by the coding sequence ATGCTGCCGCCAACCGACCCGCCCGATCTTCCGAAGGACCCCGTCACCCCGGTTCCGCTTCCCACCCCGCACAAGATCGCGATGCTGTCGGCCGGCGGCCTGGCGACCCTGCTGGCGGCCCTGTCGATGCTGGGGCCGTTCTCGATCGACGCCTACCTGCCGGCCTTCCCGCAGATCCAGGCCGAGCTGGCGGCCACCCCGCTGGAAGTGCAGCAGACGCTGACCGCCTATATGCTGGCCTTCGCCGGCATGGTGCTGTGGCATGGCGCGCTGTCGGACGCCTTCGGACGGCGCAACGTGATCCTGGTGGCGCTGGTAGTGTTCGCGGTCGCCACCTTCGGCTGCGCCGCGGCATCGTCGGTGCACTACCTGTGGGTGTTCCGCATCCTGCAGGGCGTGTCGGCGGGGGCGGGCGTGGTGGTGGGACGCGCCATCATCCGCGACCTGTATTCCGACACCGCGGCGGCGCGCCTGCTGTCGATGGTGACGATGATCTTCTCGATCGCGCCGGCCATCGCGCCGGTGGTGGGCGGCTGGATCGTGCTGTGGTTCGACTGGCGCGCCATCTTCCTGGCGCTGTGCATCTACACCGTGCTGCTCGCCTGGTTCTGCTGGAAGCACCTGCCCGAGACCATTCCGAGCACCCAGCGCCAGCCGTTCAACCCGCGCTTCCTGGCCCAGAGCTACGCCGCCATCTTCAGCTCCTTCCTGTTCCACATGAAGGCCGGCGTCACCGCCCTGAACTTCGGCGGCCTGTTCCTGTACGTCGCGGCGGCCCCGGTCATGCTGCCCGAGAGCCTGGGCCTGGGACCGTCGCAGTTCGCCTGGCTGTTCGTGCCGACCGTGAGCGGCATCTTCCTCGGCTCGCTGATGGCCAACCGCCTGGCCGGCCGGCTGGATTTCGCGCGCCAGATCCGCATCGGCTACTTCTTCATGCTGGCCGCGGTGACCTTCAACGTCGGCTACCACGCCTTCCTGCCGCCGGCGCTGCCGTGGACGGTGGCGCCGATGTTCTTCTTCACCTTCGGCAGCTCGCTGATCGCGCCCGGCGCCACCCTGCTGGCGCTCGACCTGTTCCCGCACATCCGCGGCACTGTCGCCTCGTGCCAGTCCTTCGTCTCGACCCTGCTGGGGGCGGTGGTGGCCGGCGTGGTGGCGCCGATCCTGTCGCATTCGGTGCTGGCGCTGGCGATCGGCCAGATGTTCTTCGTGCTGCTGTCGCTCGCGTTCTGGGATACGGCGCGGCGTCACCGCAGAAAGCTGCGGGCGCGCGGCGAACAGGTGCCGTGA
- a CDS encoding HDOD domain-containing protein produces the protein MHQSDQDIRNRLLIARLPAMPQILVKLIEHLQADDLGMPELAALISKDAGMTGKLLAVANSSAYHRHSRSANLEQSLVALGTDMIKTLVISDSVFQTFNSFPHSGSTDLRAFWKNSLSAAVLAREAARALDYAHPEEAYLAGLLHNVGRLALLAAAPKEYGFNFTARDDDDLCAVEQRTLQITHTEAGAWLVERWQLDSFLADAVLYHHEPSARLESSHPLIRIVRLAHVLSSHADDATLVVEACALCGIDAAHAAQLVQKAARQVEQAAAHLGIDLAGADDIPSPPAYAPPALPTDPVQQRLNEEVRNMVLVSEVGQSLARQQGESGLLDAMTRTARILFDFESAVVLLENPTGQALAGAPTFGVQRIAEFTVSLSKGGPVARSALERRPAFVQQRDQLGLAEEQLLRMLGTDSLVVVPLVAGARCLGVLVGGVPGWQLPHCQRRERFMQAFGAQAAGALENLLLERGHARRQLANVAEEFRDASRRVIHEVNNPLAIIKNYLSVLDGKLARQEPVGGELSILNEEIDRVGQLIGSLADPRTSGALEPGPRPLDAAKVVDDVLRLFRSSGFVPATTQVVSRMEGDGAIEGDPDLLKQILVNLVKNAVEALGSRPNGRIEIVNRGHVNRERQVYLELVVGDNGPGLSREVLANLFSPVASGKDGHDAGANGNRGLGLSIVHGLVKKLGGHIACRSSGSGTSFEILLPAWSGAGAAPALPARALGSA, from the coding sequence ATGCACCAATCCGACCAGGACATCCGCAATCGCCTCCTGATTGCCCGACTGCCGGCGATGCCGCAGATCCTGGTCAAGCTGATCGAGCACCTGCAGGCCGACGACCTCGGCATGCCGGAGCTGGCCGCCCTGATCTCGAAGGATGCCGGCATGACCGGCAAGCTGCTGGCGGTCGCCAACAGCTCCGCCTACCACCGCCACTCGCGCAGCGCCAACCTCGAACAGTCGCTGGTGGCGCTCGGCACCGACATGATCAAGACCCTGGTCATCAGCGATTCGGTGTTCCAGACTTTCAATAGCTTCCCCCATTCGGGCAGTACCGACCTGCGCGCGTTCTGGAAGAATTCGCTCAGCGCGGCGGTGCTGGCGCGCGAGGCGGCGCGCGCGCTCGACTATGCGCATCCCGAAGAAGCCTATCTCGCGGGCCTGCTGCACAACGTCGGCCGGCTGGCGCTGCTGGCCGCCGCGCCCAAGGAATACGGCTTCAATTTCACCGCGCGCGACGACGACGACCTGTGCGCGGTCGAGCAGCGCACCCTGCAGATCACCCACACCGAGGCCGGCGCCTGGCTGGTCGAGCGCTGGCAGCTCGATTCCTTCCTGGCCGACGCGGTGCTGTACCACCACGAGCCGAGCGCGCGGCTCGAGTCGAGCCATCCCCTGATCCGCATCGTGCGCCTGGCGCACGTGCTGTCGAGCCATGCGGACGACGCCACGCTGGTAGTCGAGGCCTGCGCGCTGTGCGGCATCGACGCCGCGCATGCGGCCCAGCTGGTCCAGAAGGCCGCACGCCAGGTCGAGCAGGCCGCCGCCCACCTGGGCATCGACCTGGCCGGGGCCGACGACATCCCGAGCCCGCCGGCCTACGCGCCGCCGGCGTTGCCGACCGATCCGGTCCAGCAGCGCCTGAACGAGGAAGTGCGCAATATGGTGCTGGTGTCCGAAGTCGGCCAGAGCCTGGCGCGCCAGCAGGGCGAGTCGGGCCTGCTGGACGCGATGACGCGCACCGCCCGCATCCTGTTCGATTTCGAAAGCGCCGTGGTGCTGCTCGAGAACCCGACCGGCCAGGCGCTGGCCGGTGCGCCGACCTTCGGCGTGCAGCGCATCGCCGAATTCACGGTGTCGCTGTCGAAAGGCGGCCCGGTCGCGCGCAGCGCGCTCGAACGCCGGCCGGCCTTCGTCCAGCAACGCGACCAGCTGGGCCTGGCCGAGGAACAGCTGCTGCGCATGCTGGGCACCGACAGCCTGGTGGTGGTGCCGCTGGTCGCCGGCGCCCGTTGCCTGGGCGTGCTGGTGGGCGGCGTGCCGGGCTGGCAGCTGCCGCATTGCCAGCGCCGCGAGCGCTTCATGCAGGCCTTCGGCGCCCAGGCCGCGGGCGCCCTGGAAAACCTGCTGCTCGAGCGCGGCCACGCGCGGCGCCAGCTGGCCAACGTGGCCGAAGAATTCCGCGACGCCTCGCGCCGTGTGATCCACGAAGTGAACAATCCGCTGGCGATCATCAAGAACTACCTGAGCGTTTTGGACGGCAAGCTGGCGCGCCAGGAACCGGTGGGCGGCGAGCTGTCGATCCTGAACGAAGAGATCGACCGCGTCGGCCAGCTGATCGGCAGCCTGGCCGACCCGCGCACGTCCGGCGCGCTGGAACCCGGCCCGCGTCCGCTCGATGCGGCCAAGGTGGTGGACGACGTGCTGCGCCTGTTCCGCAGCAGCGGTTTCGTGCCGGCCACGACCCAGGTCGTCTCGCGCATGGAGGGCGACGGCGCGATCGAGGGCGATCCCGACCTGCTCAAGCAGATCCTGGTCAACCTGGTCAAGAATGCGGTCGAGGCCCTGGGCAGCCGTCCGAATGGCCGGATCGAGATCGTCAACCGCGGCCACGTGAACCGCGAGCGCCAGGTCTACCTGGAACTCGTCGTCGGCGACAACGGCCCTGGCCTGTCGCGCGAAGTGCTGGCCAACCTGTTCTCTCCGGTCGCGAGCGGCAAGGACGGCCATGACGCCGGCGCGAACGGCAACCGCGGCCTGGGCCTGTCGATCGTCCATGGCCTGGTCAAGAAGCTGGGCGGCCACATCGCCTGCCGTAGCAGCGGCTCCGGCACCTCCTTTGAAATCCTGTTGCCGGCGTGGTCCGGCGCCGGCGCGGCCC
- a CDS encoding CopD family protein, with protein MYLWIKALHIVFIASWFAGLFYLPRIFVNLAQETNPAALERLQGMARRLYRFTTILMVPALLLGLWLAMMIGMKHGWLHAKLLLVVLAIGYHHACGSILKKFERGVNTRSHTWFRWFNEVPVILLLVIVILATVKPF; from the coding sequence ATGTACCTCTGGATCAAGGCCCTGCACATCGTCTTCATCGCCTCGTGGTTCGCCGGCCTGTTCTACCTGCCGCGCATCTTCGTCAACCTGGCCCAGGAAACCAATCCGGCGGCACTCGAGCGACTGCAGGGCATGGCGCGCCGGCTGTACCGCTTCACCACGATCCTGATGGTGCCGGCGCTGCTGCTCGGCCTGTGGCTGGCGATGATGATCGGCATGAAGCATGGCTGGTTGCATGCGAAGCTGCTGCTCGTGGTGCTGGCGATCGGCTACCATCATGCCTGCGGATCGATCCTGAAGAAATTCGAGCGTGGGGTGAATACGCGCAGCCATACCTGGTTCCGCTGGTTCAATGAAGTGCCGGTGATCCTGCTTTTGGTGATCGTGATCCTGGCAACAGTCAAGCCGTTTTAG